Proteins found in one Salinibacter grassmerensis genomic segment:
- a CDS encoding NRAMP family divalent metal transporter — protein MVASYFGSGSVFIMSSAGVRFGYTLVWLVGLAVLIGVMAQDMSARVGIFGHSLGQFTRRKFGKAGATALLGFISIGCVLWGLELTAAVGLGAQILLESALGISVSWMPLAVLTGALAAGTGVLQYRLIEYLMTAMMLVLFVAFGVVAVASDPDPLAVLAGAVPSASVLDTGGLTLAAAILGTTALWPNFFLESLFVEEKGWTGAGDLPDMRLDLAMGYSLGGLASVAIIVATAAVLRPAGITELESFITPGRALTDVLGTWAMLLFLGGTLVAAFNSIVPILWTPAYILQEAWGTRIQSSDPQEAPGSFRALFVGLCLLSGLSPLVHLLGGLSVLDMIVLFPAWNGVFGLPVSAALLFWAVNDREAMGERRNGRWLNGANVALVLLAVGLSVLSARDVVGAIFGGGL, from the coding sequence ATGGTCGCCAGCTACTTCGGCTCCGGCTCCGTGTTTATCATGAGCAGTGCAGGGGTCCGGTTCGGGTACACGCTGGTTTGGCTGGTCGGGCTGGCGGTCCTCATCGGGGTCATGGCGCAGGACATGAGCGCGCGAGTGGGCATCTTCGGCCACTCGCTGGGCCAGTTTACTCGGCGCAAGTTTGGGAAAGCGGGGGCGACGGCCCTGCTCGGGTTCATTTCCATCGGGTGCGTGCTGTGGGGCCTCGAACTGACGGCGGCCGTGGGGCTCGGCGCTCAAATCCTCCTCGAAAGCGCGCTGGGCATCTCCGTCAGTTGGATGCCCCTCGCGGTCCTTACCGGAGCGCTCGCGGCGGGAACGGGCGTGTTGCAGTACCGCCTCATCGAGTACCTGATGACAGCCATGATGCTGGTGCTGTTCGTGGCGTTCGGCGTCGTTGCAGTTGCAAGCGACCCGGACCCGCTGGCGGTGCTGGCCGGGGCAGTGCCGAGCGCGAGCGTCTTGGACACAGGAGGGCTGACCTTGGCCGCAGCGATCCTCGGGACGACGGCGCTTTGGCCTAACTTTTTCCTCGAATCTCTCTTCGTCGAGGAGAAAGGATGGACCGGGGCTGGGGATCTCCCGGACATGCGCCTGGACCTTGCCATGGGGTATAGCCTTGGAGGACTGGCCTCGGTTGCCATCATCGTCGCGACCGCGGCAGTTCTTCGCCCCGCCGGCATCACGGAACTGGAGTCGTTTATCACCCCGGGCCGGGCGCTGACCGACGTGCTCGGCACCTGGGCGATGCTTCTGTTTCTTGGGGGCACGCTCGTTGCGGCTTTCAACAGCATCGTCCCGATCCTCTGGACCCCGGCGTACATCCTTCAGGAGGCGTGGGGAACCCGGATCCAGTCGTCGGACCCGCAGGAAGCCCCGGGCTCCTTTCGGGCTCTGTTCGTAGGGCTTTGCCTGCTCAGTGGTCTCTCCCCGCTGGTGCACCTCTTGGGAGGGCTGAGCGTGCTGGACATGATCGTTCTCTTTCCCGCCTGGAACGGCGTGTTCGGGCTTCCGGTGTCGGCGGCTCTTCTGTTTTGGGCCGTCAACGACCGGGAGGCGATGGGGGAGCGCAGGAACGGCAGGTGGCTGAATGGAGCCAACGTTGCTCTCGTGCTGCTCGCCGTCGGGCTGTCGGTCCTCTCGGCCCGTGATGTCGTGGGAGCAATCTTCGGTGGAGGGCTCTAG
- a CDS encoding sulfite exporter TauE/SafE family protein: MTWTSGIVLVLIALLAGVGITTVGPGGVFLTAALFGITSLSSAAVAGTASATFVATGLVGAGTYVWSGELATRASWEAALALSGAGAVGALTGTLLNLQASDQLFGDLLGAFLVSTAGLVVYREYVSGRTDGIPGSSVPGSSVPGSSVPGSSSSLRRGILTAVGGGVGVLSGLLGVGGPVIAVPTLVSFGMPMLRAVAVAQVQSVFLALFAAVGYGAAGAIDFSLALLVGVPQLFGVVIGWGVAHRVSPSRLRIALAVVLAVAGTVVAL; this comes from the coding sequence ATGACGTGGACATCGGGGATCGTGCTGGTTTTGATTGCCCTGCTGGCCGGAGTGGGCATCACGACCGTCGGTCCGGGAGGGGTGTTTCTGACCGCCGCGCTGTTTGGGATCACCAGTCTTTCCTCAGCGGCCGTGGCCGGGACCGCCAGCGCGACGTTTGTCGCGACGGGGCTGGTAGGGGCCGGGACGTACGTCTGGTCCGGAGAGCTCGCGACCAGGGCTTCGTGGGAGGCAGCACTCGCGCTGAGCGGAGCAGGTGCCGTTGGGGCGCTCACCGGCACGCTCCTCAACCTGCAGGCCAGCGACCAGCTTTTTGGCGACTTGCTGGGGGCCTTTCTCGTGAGCACTGCCGGCCTGGTGGTCTACCGCGAGTACGTGAGCGGCAGGACAGATGGCATCCCGGGCAGTTCCGTTCCGGGCAGTTCCGTCCCGGGCAGTTCCGTCCCGGGCAGTTCCAGCAGCCTGAGACGAGGGATTCTCACGGCAGTCGGGGGTGGTGTGGGAGTGCTCAGCGGGCTACTGGGAGTTGGAGGACCGGTCATTGCCGTTCCGACGCTAGTGAGTTTCGGGATGCCGATGCTTCGAGCCGTGGCTGTGGCTCAAGTGCAGTCGGTCTTTCTCGCGCTCTTCGCGGCGGTCGGGTATGGGGCCGCTGGCGCAATAGACTTCTCTTTAGCGCTGCTGGTGGGCGTTCCTCAGCTTTTCGGGGTCGTGATTGGATGGGGCGTAGCTCACCGTGTCTCCCCATCCCGGCTCCGCATTGCCTTGGCCGTCGTCCTGGCCGTCGCGGGAACTGTCGTTGCCCTCTAA